In Daucus carota subsp. sativus chromosome 4, DH1 v3.0, whole genome shotgun sequence, one DNA window encodes the following:
- the LOC108218110 gene encoding uclacyanin 1: MLVFRTFVFVTLSVAVMLHNLALATEHTVGDRGGWDTTSNLQVWASSNIFLAGDGLSFTRIGLFNLLTSPPTQLSGRKERYFDYKPNHNVLEVSKQDFDACRNSKPIHKYSGGKTSIHLGSAGTRYFICGTSGHCSQGMKVEINTFAPAFPPTDPESWPPMVGPSFPPGFSAPQDVPTWVPAISPSNPPTGDPTNSFQPAFLPPPPYLASLATKVNLPVWLATGFSFVITMSPFL, from the exons ATGCTAGTATTCAGAACATTTGTGTTTGTAACCTTGTCTGTTGCAGTCATGCTCCACAACTTGGCACTAGCAACAGAGCACACGGTGGGAGATCGCGGTGGCTGGGATACAACCTCCAATCTGCAAGTTTGGGCatcatctaatatatttttggcTGGAGATGGTCTGA GTTTTACGAGAATTGGTCTCTTTAACCTATTAACCTCCCCACCTACACAGCTCTCGGGGAGAAAAGAAAGAT ATTTCGATTACAAACCGAACCACAATGTTCTTGAAGTATCTAAACAAGACTTCGACGCATGCAGGAACAGTAAACCAATTCACAAGTATTCAGGTGGCAAGACATCCATACATCTTGGTTCTGCAGGAACGCGGTACTTCATCTGCGGAACAAGTGGACATTGCAGCCAAGGAATGAAGGTCGAAATCAACACATTTGCACCTGCTTTTCCACCAACGGATCCAGAGTCTTGGCCGCCTATGGTCGGGCCATCATTCCCACCCGGCTTTTCAGCACCACAGGATGTGCCAACATGGGTGCCTGCAATTTCACCTAGCAATCCTCCAACTGGAGATCCAACAAACTCTTTTCAACCTGCTTTTCTACCACCGCCACCATATTTGGCCTCTTTGGCTACTAAAGTGAATTTACCTGTTTGGCTTGCGACAGgattttcttttgtaatcaCGATGTCACCGTTTCTTTAA
- the LOC108216253 gene encoding peroxisome biogenesis protein 22 yields the protein MADYSKDDFTQLVKRLSDLFHSLDSRSVGAIAGLAVAIVFTWRLLRSPSEPQRRQRKRQNPAASNSGVANLTNSNHISFGVSSEVASAQNVNDEFFQSVKPTLGQIVRQRLSEGRKVTCRLLGVILEESTPEELQKQATVRSSVLEVLLEITKFCDLYLMERVLDDESEKKVLVALEDAGIFTSGGIIKDKVLFCSTETGRTSFVRQLEPDLHIDTNPEIIQQLSRFIRHQLHIASVKPEQPTSSITSSPSLEEFFGCV from the exons ATGGCCGATTACTCTAAAGATGATTTTACGCAGCTGGTGAAGAGACTATCCGATCTCTTCCATAGCCTG GATTCACGATCTGTTGGGGCTATAGCAGGGCTTGCTGTTGCCATTGTTTTTACTTGGAGACTATTGAGATCACCAAGTGAACCTCAGAGAAGGCAACGTAAACGGCAAAATCCAGCAGCTAGTAATTCTGGCGTTGCTAACCTTACAAATTCAAATCATATATCTTTTGGCGTGTCCTCAGAAGTTGCTAGTGCACAGAATGTTAATGATGAGTTTTTTCAGTCGGTAAAG CCAACTCTTGGACAAATAGTTAGACAGAGACTGAGTGAAGGAAGAAAG GTGACATGCAGGTTGCTTGGTGTTATACTAGAAGAAAGTACTCCAGAAGAGCTTCAG aaaCAAGCAACTGTGAGGTCCTCTGTGCTGGAAGTACTGCTTGAAATTACTAAATTCTGCGATCTTTATCTTATGGAGAGAGTTTTGGATGATGAAAGTGAG AAAAAGGTTCTAGTGGCTTTGGAAGATGCCGGAATATTCACATCTGGTGGTATAATTAAGGACAAG GTTCTCTTTTGTAGCACGGAGACTGGGAGAACATCTTTTGTTCGACAGCTGGAGCCAGATTTGCATATAGACACAAATCCCGAAATAATCCAACAGTTATCG AGGTTTATACGACATCAACTTCACATAGCATCAGTCAAACCTGAGCAGCCGACTAGCAGTATTACCAGCTCTCCATCACTGGAAGAGTTCTTTGGATGTGTTTAA
- the LOC108218726 gene encoding pentatricopeptide repeat-containing protein At1g71460, chloroplastic, giving the protein MNVKNIIIFFKQKLFPKVLQRNNPMETLNLQPSSSSSIFNCFSPSLPHKHALHFFRTKSSASPPPSFHSQTPRKFFKKPPFKSPAKNVRKFKESDAFPMSLPIQGRNPFAIYSDIQRFAEQNKLKEALAILDYMDQRGIPVNPTTFSSLIAACVRLKALAVGRKIHVHIRINGLQCNEFLQTKLVHMYSACGSIEDARKVFDEIPSRSVYAWNALLRGNVILGGRQYGEVLHTFGLMRELGIELNVYSFSCVIKSFAGAKAFNQGLKTHGILVKNGLGSSKILRTSLMDMYFKCGKPKLAHRVFEESEVRDVVAWGAMIAGFSHNRLQREALEYTRWMVKEGVEVNSAVITMVLPVIAVVRAKKLGQEVHAYVIKTKHYSNQLSIQSALVDMYCKCGDMVSGRTVFYGSAERNAISWTALLSGYVSNGRLDQALRSIEWMQQEGFKPDTVTIATVLPVCGKLRALKHGKELHGYAVKNGFLPNVSIATSLMMMYSKCGLLEYSIRVFDKVEFRNVISWTAMIESNIESGCLHEALGVFRLMQLSQHRPDTIALSRMLSVCSGVKALKLGMEIHGQILKREFGAIPYVSAEVIKMYGACGAKGKAKLSFDIVPIKGSMTWTAIIEAYGSGGFYQEAIDLFKQMISDGASPSHFTFEAVLCICDQAGFADEACKVFNLITRTYKIKATEKHYTSIINLLSRYGRDEEAQRFVQLRSAVL; this is encoded by the coding sequence ATGAacgttaaaaatataattattttcttcaaGCAAAAATTATTCCCAAAAGTTTTACAGAGAAACAATCCAATGGAAACCCTCAATCTTCAaccttcatcatcttcttcaatcTTCAACTGTTTTTCTCCATCTCTTCCACACAAACACGCCCTTCACTTCTTTAGGACCAAATCTTCAGCTTCTCCACCACCTTCATTCCACTCCCAAACTCCAAGAAAATTCTTCAAGAAACCACCTTTCAAATCTCCCGCCAAAAATGTTCGGAAATTCAAAGAATCTGATGCATTTCCCATGTCATTGCCTATCCAAGGAAGAAACCCATTTGCGATTTACAGTGATATACAGAGATTTGCTGAGCAGAACAAGCTTAAAGAAGCTCTTGCTATATTGGATTATATGGATCAGAGGGGAATTCCGGTTAATCCGACGACATTTTCGAGTTTAATTGCGGCGTGCGTGAGGTTAAAGGCTTTAGCTGTTGGGAGAAAGATTCATGTTCATATTCGTATTAATGGGCTTCAATGTAATGAGTTTTTGCAGACTAAGCTTGTGCATATGTACTCGGCTTGTGGGTCTATTGAAGATGCAcggaaggtgtttgatgaaattccTAGCAGAAGTGTTTACGCGTGGAATGCGTTGCTTAGGGGGAATGTGATTTTGGGTGGGAGGCAGTACGGGGAAGTGCTGCATACGTTTGGGTTGATGAGGGAGTTGGGGATTGAGTTGAATGTGTATTCGTTTTCTTGTGTGATCAAGAGTTTTGCGGGGGCGAAGGCGTTTAATCAAGGGTTGAAGACGCATGGGATTTTGGTGAAGAATGGGTTGGGGAGTAGTAAGATTTTGAGGACTAGTTTGATGGATATGTATTTTAAATGTGGGAAACCGAAGCTTGCGCATAGAGTTTTTGAGGAGTCGGAGGTGAGGGATGTTGTGGCGTGGGGTGCAATGATTGCGGGTTTTTCTCATAATAGGTTGCAAAGAGAAGCGTTGGAGTACACGAGGTGGATGGTGAAGGAAGGTGTAGAAGTGAATTCAGCTGTAATTACTATGGTTCTTCCTGTTATAGCAGTTGTAAGGGCGAAAAAACTTGGGCAGGAGGTTCATGCTTACGTGATCAAGACGAAGCATTACTCGAATCAGTTGTCTATTCAATCTGCTTTAGTTGATATGTATTGCAAGTGTGGGGACATGGTTTCAGGAAGGACAGTTTTTTATGGCTCTGCAGAGAGAAATGCTATTTCTTGGACTGCTCTTCTGTCAGGTTATGTTTCAAATGGGAGGCTCGACCAGGCTCTGAGATCAATTGAATGGATGCAGCAAGAAGGGTTCAAGCCTGATACAGTCACAATTGCCACAGTTCTTCCTGTGTGCGGGAAGTTGAGGGCTTTGAAGCACGGGAAGGAACTCCATGGGTATGCAGTGAAGAATGGCTTTCTTCCCAATGTATCCATAGCTACTTCTCTCATGATGATGTATTCAAAATGTGGTTTGCTGGAATACTCTATTAGGGTGTTTGATAAAGTGGAATTTAGGAATGTAATATCATGGACTGCCATGATTGAATCAAACATAGAGAGCGGCTGTCTACATGAAGCACTTGGTGTATTTCGCTTAATGCAGCTGTCACAACATAGACCAGACACAATTGCTTTATCAAGAATGTTAAGTGTGTGCAGTGGAGTTAAAGCGTTAAAGCTTGGGATGGAGATTCACGGACAAATCTTAAAGAGAGAATTCGGAGCCATCCCATATGTTTCTGCAGAAGTAATAAAAATGTATGGAGCTTGCGGTGCAAAAGGCAAGGCCAAGTTATCTTTTGATATAGTTCCTATAAAGGGATCAATGACATGGACTGCCATTATAGAAGCTTATGGGTCTGGTGGCTTTTATCAAGAAGCAATAGACCTTTTTAAGCAAATGATTTCTGATGGTGCCTCTCCCAGTCATTTTACTTTTGAAGCTGTCCTCTGTATCTGTGATCAAGCTGGATTTGCAGATGAGGCTTGCAAAGTATTTAATTTGATAACTCGAACTTACAAAATAAAGGCGACCGAGAAACATTACACTAGCATCATCAACCTTCTCAGCCGCTATGGTCGCGACGAGGAGGCTCAAAGATTCGTTCAGTTGAGATCAGCTGTTTTGTGA